The following are encoded together in the Pseudomonas xantholysinigenes genome:
- the ureG gene encoding urease accessory protein UreG, translated as MQNYQQPLRVGVGGPVGSGKTALLEALCKAMRDDYQIAVVTNDIYTKEDQRILTEAGALEPERIVGVETGGCPHTAIREDASMNLAAVEALARKFGNLEVIFVESGGDNLSATFSPELADLTIYVIDVAEGEKIPRKGGPGITKSDFLVINKTDLAPYVGASLEVMERDTQRMRPQRPWTFSNLKKGEGLQAIIEFIVERGMLSKAGRRT; from the coding sequence ATGCAAAACTATCAGCAACCCCTGCGAGTCGGCGTCGGTGGCCCGGTCGGGTCTGGCAAGACCGCGCTGCTCGAAGCCTTGTGCAAGGCCATGCGCGATGACTACCAGATCGCCGTGGTGACCAACGACATCTACACCAAGGAAGACCAGCGTATCCTCACCGAGGCCGGCGCCCTGGAACCCGAGCGCATCGTCGGCGTGGAAACCGGTGGCTGCCCGCACACCGCGATCCGCGAGGATGCCTCGATGAACCTGGCCGCGGTCGAGGCGCTGGCGCGCAAATTCGGCAATCTTGAAGTGATTTTCGTCGAGAGTGGTGGTGACAACCTCAGCGCCACCTTCAGCCCGGAGCTGGCTGACCTGACCATCTATGTGATCGATGTCGCCGAGGGCGAGAAGATTCCGCGCAAGGGCGGGCCGGGGATCACCAAATCGGACTTTTTGGTGATCAACAAGACCGACCTGGCGCCGTACGTGGGGGCCTCGCTGGAGGTGATGGAGCGTGATACCCAGCGCATGCGCCCACAGCGGCCGTGGACGTTCAGCAACCTGAAGAAAGGAGAAGGGCTGCAGGCGATCATCGAGTTCATCGTCGAGCGGGGGATGCTGAGTAAGGCTGGACGTCGGACTTGA
- a CDS encoding urease accessory protein UreF — protein sequence MSSDLALLRLLQLASPGLPVGGFTYSQGLEWAVEAGWVKDAAGFASWQREQLRDTLGHLDWPVLARLYQACLAEDASAFAQWSRFLLANRETAELRLEETQRGSALARLIDGWQLGQDPAWRASLELSQLGGMAWLGAHWSIPLRQLALGHGFAWLEGAVMAGIKLVPFGQQAAQTLLRDLGAQLPAVLDQALALDDDQLGGGLPLLAIASSRHETQYTRLFRS from the coding sequence ATGAGCAGCGACCTGGCGTTGCTGCGCCTGTTGCAGCTGGCCAGCCCGGGGCTGCCGGTTGGGGGCTTTACCTACTCGCAGGGCCTGGAGTGGGCCGTGGAGGCCGGCTGGGTGAAGGATGCCGCCGGCTTTGCCAGTTGGCAGCGCGAGCAACTGCGCGACACCCTTGGCCATCTCGACTGGCCGGTGCTGGCACGTCTGTACCAGGCGTGCCTGGCAGAAGATGCAAGCGCCTTCGCGCAATGGAGCCGTTTTTTGCTGGCCAATCGCGAGACCGCCGAACTACGCCTGGAGGAGACCCAGCGCGGCAGCGCCCTGGCGCGCCTGATCGATGGCTGGCAGCTGGGCCAGGACCCGGCCTGGCGTGCCAGTCTCGAACTCAGCCAACTGGGTGGCATGGCCTGGTTGGGCGCGCATTGGTCGATTCCGCTGCGTCAGCTCGCCCTCGGCCATGGCTTTGCCTGGTTGGAGGGGGCGGTGATGGCTGGCATCAAGCTGGTGCCGTTTGGCCAGCAAGCCGCCCAGACCCTGCTACGCGACCTTGGCGCGCAATTGCCCGCCGTGCTCGACCAGGCCCTGGCGCTGGACGACGACCAGCTCGGCGGCGGCCTGCCATTGCTGGCCATCGCTTCATCGCGTCACGAAACCCAGTACACCCGTTTGTTCCGATCCTGA
- a CDS encoding HupE/UreJ family protein: MKKTFALVLLMVALPAFAHPGHDANPLQDGLLHPLTGLDHLLMLLGTGVLAALTGRTLVLPLATLAAMFGGAVCGHLFGDVIGMEQMIVGSLLVAGAAMLLPSRQLLLSLIMPVFALFHGWAHGVEATPSAFWLFSAGFVTVSGLLLAAGFGVGCLLRRHAGLQKAFGGGMLAGAALVLAG, from the coding sequence ATGAAAAAGACTTTCGCCCTTGTACTGCTGATGGTGGCCTTGCCGGCCTTCGCCCATCCCGGGCACGACGCCAATCCGCTGCAGGATGGCTTGCTGCACCCGCTGACCGGTCTTGATCATTTGCTGATGCTGCTGGGCACTGGTGTGCTCGCAGCCTTGACCGGGCGCACCCTGGTCCTGCCGTTGGCGACCCTGGCGGCGATGTTCGGCGGTGCGGTGTGTGGCCATCTGTTTGGTGATGTCATCGGCATGGAACAGATGATTGTCGGTTCGTTGCTGGTGGCAGGCGCAGCGATGCTGTTGCCGAGCCGCCAGTTGCTGTTGTCGCTAATCATGCCGGTGTTCGCCTTGTTTCATGGCTGGGCCCATGGGGTGGAGGCCACGCCCAGCGCGTTCTGGCTGTTCAGTGCCGGCTTTGTGACGGTGAGTGGCCTGTTGCTGGCGGCAGGTTTCGGCGTTGGCTGCCTGCTGCGCCGTCACGCCGGCCTGCAGAAAGCCTTTGGTGGCGGCATGTTGGCCGGCGCCGCGCTGGTGCTGGCCGGCTGA